The following are encoded in a window of Caldicellulosiruptor danielii genomic DNA:
- the rsmA gene encoding 16S rRNA (adenine(1518)-N(6)/adenine(1519)-N(6))-dimethyltransferase RsmA — protein sequence MNPAITKTELLSLLEKYGLSPNKKLGQNFLVDENVVRKIILFSQVEGKEVIEIGAGPGTLTVYLAKAAQKVFAVEIDKKILNVLKEVCQAISNVQIVNSDFLELNVKDLTNGNKVYVVGNLPYYITSQILFKLFEERECIDKFTIMVQKEVAQRLLAKPGTKEYGNLTVAMNFYCEIEDYFYVSKNVFYPKPEVDSAVLRARFKIKKPNVDEEKFFKIVHVCFSTRRKTILNALSNQFDIEKDKLKKIIHMAELHENLRAEDLSLDNYIRLYQCFEEEFSKS from the coding sequence GTGAATCCAGCCATCACAAAAACTGAGCTTTTAAGTCTTCTTGAAAAATATGGACTTTCTCCAAATAAAAAGCTCGGCCAGAACTTTTTGGTTGATGAAAATGTAGTAAGAAAAATCATTTTATTTTCCCAGGTTGAAGGAAAAGAAGTTATTGAGATAGGTGCAGGCCCTGGAACACTTACAGTTTATTTGGCAAAGGCTGCGCAGAAAGTGTTTGCTGTTGAGATTGACAAAAAAATATTGAATGTCTTAAAAGAGGTTTGCCAGGCTATTTCTAATGTCCAAATAGTAAATAGTGATTTTCTTGAACTCAATGTTAAGGATTTAACAAATGGTAATAAAGTATATGTTGTTGGCAACCTGCCATATTATATCACATCGCAGATACTCTTTAAACTTTTTGAAGAAAGAGAGTGTATAGACAAGTTTACCATAATGGTTCAAAAAGAGGTTGCACAAAGACTTTTAGCAAAACCTGGAACAAAAGAGTATGGGAATCTCACCGTCGCAATGAATTTTTACTGTGAGATAGAGGATTATTTTTATGTCAGCAAAAATGTTTTTTACCCTAAACCCGAAGTCGATTCTGCGGTCTTGAGAGCAAGGTTCAAAATTAAAAAGCCTAATGTTGATGAAGAGAAGTTTTTTAAAATAGTCCATGTATGTTTTTCAACCCGCCGAAAGACAATTCTAAATGCTCTTTCAAACCAGTTTGATATTGAAAAAGATAAGCTAAAAAAGATTATCCACATGGCTGAACTTCATGAAAACTTAAGAGCAGAAGACCTATCATTGGATAACTATATAAGACTTTACCAATGCTTTGAAGAGGAATTTTCTAAAAGTTAA
- a CDS encoding phosphoenolpyruvate carboxykinase (GTP) encodes MVKVNLHPSVYEWIDEMAKITKPDKIVWIDGSEEEKRRLIKEALESGELMELNQEKLPGCYLHRTHPSDVARVEDRTFICTPTKEEAGPTNNWMDPNEAYKMLYSLFDGSMKGRTMYVVPYLMGPANSPYSKVGIELTDSIYVVLNLRIMARIGDIALKHLGSSPDFVKGLHSKATLDPEKRYICHFPQDNTIMSVNSGYGGNVILSKKCFALRIASYLGKKEGWLAEHMLIVGIEDPSGKVTYIAGAFPSACGKTNLAMLIPPEPLKKLGYKVWTVGDDIAWMRIGEDGRLWAINPEAGFFGVAPGTSYKTNPNAMETIKRNTIYTNVLLKEDGTVWWEGMDGEPPERGIDWLGRPWTKDSGEKGAHPNARFTAPASQCPSISKEWENPKGVPISAIIFGGRRAKVAPLVYEAFDWQHGVYVGATMASETTAAAMGKVGVVRRDPMAMLPFCGYNMADYFAHWLEMGKKIPNPPKIFHVNWFRQDENGKFIWPGFGENLRVLKWIIERCEGKVSAKETPIGYVPYVDDLYLDGLDINKEIVEKLLEIDKELWLKEAEDSREFLSQFGDRLPRELIEENEKLKQRLSK; translated from the coding sequence GTGGTAAAGGTGAATTTGCATCCCTCAGTGTATGAATGGATTGACGAGATGGCAAAAATCACAAAACCAGACAAGATTGTCTGGATAGATGGTTCTGAGGAAGAAAAGCGAAGGCTTATAAAGGAAGCTCTTGAGTCAGGAGAACTTATGGAGCTCAACCAGGAAAAGCTTCCAGGATGTTATCTTCACAGAACTCATCCGAGCGATGTTGCAAGAGTTGAAGACAGAACGTTTATCTGCACACCAACAAAAGAGGAAGCAGGTCCAACAAACAACTGGATGGACCCCAATGAGGCTTACAAGATGCTTTATTCACTTTTTGACGGTTCAATGAAAGGACGAACAATGTATGTTGTTCCATACTTGATGGGACCTGCTAATTCACCATATTCGAAAGTGGGCATTGAGCTGACTGACAGCATCTATGTTGTGCTTAACCTGAGAATTATGGCAAGAATTGGTGATATTGCACTAAAGCATCTTGGTTCTTCTCCTGACTTTGTGAAAGGACTTCACTCAAAAGCAACACTTGACCCGGAGAAAAGATACATCTGTCACTTTCCACAGGACAACACTATTATGAGTGTAAACTCAGGATATGGTGGTAATGTAATTCTTTCTAAAAAATGTTTTGCACTCAGAATTGCAAGCTACTTGGGTAAAAAAGAGGGCTGGTTGGCAGAACACATGCTGATTGTCGGAATTGAAGACCCAAGCGGGAAAGTGACATACATTGCAGGTGCATTCCCGAGCGCATGTGGGAAGACAAACCTTGCTATGCTAATTCCTCCAGAGCCGCTCAAAAAGCTTGGATACAAAGTTTGGACTGTTGGCGATGATATTGCATGGATGAGAATAGGCGAGGATGGAAGACTGTGGGCAATCAACCCTGAAGCAGGTTTCTTTGGTGTTGCTCCTGGCACAAGCTACAAGACAAATCCAAATGCAATGGAGACGATAAAGAGAAATACTATATATACAAACGTGCTTTTAAAAGAAGATGGAACGGTTTGGTGGGAAGGCATGGATGGTGAGCCGCCAGAACGAGGTATTGACTGGCTTGGAAGACCATGGACAAAAGACAGCGGCGAAAAGGGTGCGCATCCGAACGCAAGATTTACAGCGCCTGCCAGCCAATGCCCATCAATATCAAAGGAGTGGGAAAATCCAAAGGGCGTGCCTATTTCGGCAATAATATTTGGCGGCAGACGAGCAAAAGTTGCACCACTTGTATACGAAGCGTTTGACTGGCAGCATGGTGTGTATGTTGGTGCTACAATGGCTTCTGAAACAACTGCTGCTGCAATGGGTAAGGTAGGTGTAGTTCGTCGCGACCCAATGGCAATGCTTCCGTTCTGCGGATATAACATGGCTGACTATTTTGCACATTGGCTTGAGATGGGTAAGAAGATTCCAAATCCGCCGAAGATCTTCCATGTAAACTGGTTCAGGCAGGACGAAAATGGCAAATTTATCTGGCCTGGATTTGGTGAAAATTTGAGGGTTCTGAAATGGATAATTGAAAGATGCGAAGGAAAGGTTTCGGCAAAAGAAACTCCAATTGGTTATGTGCCATATGTTGATGACCTTTACTTAGATGGTCTTGATATAAACAAAGAGATAGTAGAAAAGCTTCTTGAGATAGACAAAGAATTGTGGTTAAAAGAGGCTGAGGATTCAAGAGAATTTTTGAGCCAGTTTGGAGACAGGCTCCCGAGAGAGCTCATTGAAGAGAATGAAAAGTTAAAACAAAGACTTTCAAAATAG
- the yunB gene encoding sporulation protein YunB, with the protein MRFYNYNRRRCQKALVLLAFLIFALFTLAIFIEIWLENYLIEAFEDKAKQKIVEVTNQAMLQVLQQQKIRYDDVVKVEKGEKSSLIKIDTVVLNKEAANLILVVNKKVKMLTPLGVEFRMGYVFNNIFFNQFGPLMRGNVIYISAVSYNWQSDFNSAGINQTVHRIYLNLKFEGHFLFLRAKRKVTLLQRIPIAENIYIGEVPKVYIDK; encoded by the coding sequence ATGAGATTTTATAACTACAACAGGCGCAGGTGCCAAAAGGCATTAGTCCTTTTGGCTTTTTTAATCTTTGCACTATTTACTTTAGCTATCTTTATCGAAATTTGGCTGGAAAACTATCTAATAGAAGCATTTGAAGACAAGGCAAAACAAAAAATTGTAGAGGTCACAAACCAAGCAATGCTGCAGGTTTTGCAGCAGCAAAAAATAAGATATGATGATGTAGTCAAGGTTGAAAAAGGCGAAAAATCTTCGCTTATAAAAATTGATACGGTGGTATTGAATAAAGAAGCGGCAAATTTAATTCTTGTGGTAAATAAAAAAGTTAAAATGCTCACACCTCTGGGGGTGGAATTTAGAATGGGCTATGTTTTTAACAATATATTCTTTAATCAATTTGGGCCGCTCATGAGAGGAAATGTAATTTACATATCAGCAGTTTCATATAACTGGCAGTCTGACTTTAATTCAGCAGGAATTAATCAAACAGTCCACAGAATATATTTGAACTTAAAATTTGAAGGACACTTTTTATTTTTGAGGGCAAAAAGAAAAGTGACGCTGCTCCAGCGCATCCCAATTGCAGAGAATATCTATATTGGAGAAGTCCCAAAAGTGTATATAGACAAATAA
- a CDS encoding HAD family hydrolase: protein MGKVKAAIFDMDGVLTDTVKLHFKAWKKMFENHGYKFEYEDYKWKVDGKPRIDGIRSIAYDVPEDKLIEMAEEKQKIFLEFVEQENLEAFEDSIWFLNHLKQNNIRLAIASSSKNTTKILTKIGIYNMFDIVVTGYDFKKGKPDPEIFLTAAQRLNVNPKECAVFEDAIDGVKAGIRAGMLTIGVCRDGQFDRLKEAHYVVDRLDKISLELLENLHEKLFKII, encoded by the coding sequence ATGGGAAAAGTCAAGGCAGCCATTTTTGACATGGATGGAGTTTTGACAGACACTGTAAAGTTACATTTCAAAGCATGGAAGAAGATGTTTGAAAACCACGGATATAAATTTGAATATGAAGATTATAAATGGAAGGTTGATGGAAAGCCAAGGATAGATGGGATAAGAAGTATTGCATATGATGTGCCTGAAGACAAGTTAATAGAAATGGCAGAGGAAAAACAAAAGATTTTTTTGGAATTTGTTGAACAAGAAAATTTAGAAGCTTTTGAAGATAGCATATGGTTTTTAAATCATTTGAAGCAAAATAATATAAGACTTGCTATTGCTTCTTCAAGCAAAAACACTACCAAAATTTTGACTAAGATAGGAATATATAACATGTTTGATATAGTTGTAACAGGGTATGATTTCAAAAAAGGAAAACCTGACCCTGAAATATTTCTTACTGCTGCACAAAGGTTAAATGTAAATCCAAAAGAATGTGCCGTGTTTGAAGATGCCATAGATGGTGTCAAGGCAGGAATTCGTGCCGGGATGCTTACAATTGGTGTCTGTAGGGATGGTCAATTTGATAGGCTAAAAGAAGCTCATTATGTGGTTGATAGATTAGATAAGATAAGTTTAGAACTTCTTGAGAATCTTCATGAAAAACTTTTCAAAATAATTTAG
- a CDS encoding mannose-1-phosphate guanylyltransferase, which produces MDWACILSGGAGVRLWPKSRKTFPKQFLRIIGDKSFLEMTYDRVKRIIPPEKIHIVTHINYREHLRLLLSNVKEENLIFEPEQKETLACICLACIYILKRDPDSVLGIFPSDHFISKIDKFESAVKKGYDIAKKGHIVCFGIVPTRVDTNYGYIKLGRELEKGVFTAERFIEKPDAKRARYLVKSKYFWNSGIYIFKISVFLKELKRYMPYYYDIFMKIFSSISTESYIDELKKGYKFLDKISVDKAIMEKTKRLVVLTADFEWDDVGSWSAFERILTKDENGNVIKAEAITHETKNCIIFSDKFVIALGIKDTILISVDDAILVCHKSKEREIKEIIQTITLNEKYKKYL; this is translated from the coding sequence ATGGACTGGGCTTGCATTTTGTCTGGCGGTGCGGGCGTCAGACTTTGGCCGAAGAGCAGAAAAACATTTCCAAAACAGTTTTTACGAATTATAGGCGATAAAAGTTTTCTTGAAATGACCTATGATAGGGTAAAAAGAATAATACCACCAGAGAAAATTCATATAGTCACCCATATAAACTATCGTGAACATCTCAGGCTGCTTCTTTCAAATGTGAAAGAGGAGAATTTGATTTTTGAACCTGAGCAGAAAGAAACACTTGCATGTATATGCTTGGCGTGTATTTATATTTTGAAAAGGGACCCAGATAGCGTTTTGGGAATTTTTCCTTCTGACCATTTCATATCTAAAATAGACAAATTCGAAAGTGCTGTCAAAAAAGGTTATGATATTGCCAAAAAGGGTCATATAGTTTGTTTTGGAATTGTTCCAACAAGAGTTGATACAAATTACGGATATATCAAATTGGGAAGGGAACTTGAAAAGGGAGTATTTACAGCAGAAAGATTTATTGAAAAGCCTGATGCAAAGAGGGCAAGGTATTTAGTGAAATCGAAATACTTTTGGAACAGTGGCATTTACATTTTCAAAATTTCTGTATTTTTAAAAGAACTAAAAAGATATATGCCCTACTACTATGACATTTTTATGAAAATATTTTCTTCAATTTCCACCGAGAGTTACATTGATGAACTGAAGAAAGGGTATAAATTTTTGGATAAGATTTCGGTAGACAAGGCAATTATGGAAAAGACAAAAAGACTTGTTGTTTTGACTGCTGATTTTGAATGGGACGATGTTGGCAGCTGGTCTGCATTTGAAAGAATTTTGACAAAAGATGAAAATGGAAATGTTATCAAGGCAGAGGCTATAACACATGAAACAAAAAACTGCATAATTTTTTCAGATAAATTTGTAATAGCTCTTGGGATAAAAGACACTATTCTCATCTCGGTTGATGATGCAATTTTAGTTTGTCACAAGTCAAAGGAAAGAGAGATTAAAGAGATAATTCAAACCATAACACTAAACGAAAAGTATAAAAAGTATTTGTAA
- a CDS encoding glycoside hydrolase family 65 protein — translation MKLSKKNWLIEQESFGVSHKHETCFTLTNGYIGIRGINEEVFYDEIPGTFIAGVFDKDTAQVTELVNLPNPIGLRIYINREYLNPLKCEVLEFKRVLDLKQGLLFRKLRLKDRKGRITTIEGFRFVSMKNKNLIFQKYNVVCENYSAVLNVESFIDANIMNSKDIPNDRVKHYEVEDKKDCKSCIFLGITTKDKRYKVGIASSTEVLLDGQKCYFNRFVKDLGSIITENIEVEAKEGKSYEIVKLSVLVSSRENVGDIFKSSTSKLEKAKELGVERLLSEHIEEYNKLWDVVKIEIIGDEIADRSLKFNVFHLISMANPEDEHVSLGAKGLHGEGYKGHVFWDTEIFMLPFYIYTNPKAARSMLMYRYNLLDAARENARKNGYKGAQFPWESADTGQEETPKWGYDYLGKPVRIWTGDIEYHISADIAFAVLEYVRATDDIDFLLNYGAEIVIETARFWASICKYNEEKDRYEINDVIGPDEFHEHCNNNAYTNYLAKWNLKKAYEVLKCLEENYPNHFERLIEKINLSKDEPLNWLKVASKIYIPYHSETKLIEQFEGYFNLKDFVIKEYDSNNMPVWPEGVELDRLNDYQLIKQADVVMLLYLLGDQFDEEVMKINYDYYEKRTMHKSSLSPSIYALMGVRAGETKRAYINFMRTALTDLEDNQGNTALGIHAASLGGTWQALIFGFGGLKVEKDDILSVNPWLPEKWEALKFSIWWKGNLLDFVITKENIEIRKRVDKSRVKLKIKDKDLVL, via the coding sequence ATGAAGCTTTCGAAAAAAAACTGGCTGATTGAACAGGAAAGTTTTGGAGTTTCACATAAACATGAAACCTGTTTTACTCTTACGAATGGCTATATTGGAATAAGGGGAATCAATGAAGAGGTTTTTTATGATGAAATACCAGGAACTTTTATAGCAGGTGTATTTGACAAGGACACAGCTCAGGTTACAGAGCTTGTAAATTTGCCAAATCCAATAGGTCTTAGGATATATATAAATAGAGAATATCTGAATCCTTTGAAATGTGAAGTTCTTGAGTTTAAAAGAGTTTTAGACTTAAAACAGGGACTCCTTTTCAGAAAATTGAGACTAAAAGACAGAAAGGGTAGAATTACAACAATAGAAGGATTTCGGTTTGTCAGTATGAAAAATAAAAATCTCATTTTTCAAAAGTACAATGTGGTTTGCGAAAACTACTCAGCAGTCTTAAATGTTGAAAGTTTTATTGATGCGAACATCATGAACTCCAAAGATATCCCAAACGATAGAGTAAAACATTATGAAGTAGAAGATAAAAAGGACTGCAAAAGTTGTATATTCCTTGGCATTACGACAAAAGATAAAAGATACAAAGTGGGAATAGCAAGTTCTACAGAGGTTTTATTAGATGGTCAGAAATGTTATTTTAATAGATTTGTAAAAGATTTAGGAAGTATTATTACTGAAAACATTGAGGTTGAAGCAAAAGAGGGAAAAAGTTATGAGATTGTAAAGCTGAGTGTATTGGTGTCCTCGAGAGAAAACGTTGGGGATATTTTTAAAAGTTCTACAAGCAAGCTTGAAAAAGCAAAAGAATTAGGTGTTGAGAGGCTGCTTTCTGAGCATATAGAAGAGTATAACAAGCTCTGGGATGTTGTTAAGATTGAGATAATTGGAGATGAGATTGCAGATAGAAGTCTTAAATTCAACGTTTTCCATCTAATAAGTATGGCAAATCCAGAAGATGAACATGTAAGCCTCGGCGCAAAAGGCCTTCACGGAGAAGGTTACAAGGGACATGTCTTTTGGGACACAGAGATATTTATGCTCCCGTTTTACATTTACACAAATCCGAAAGCTGCAAGGTCAATGCTGATGTACAGGTACAATCTTTTAGACGCTGCAAGAGAGAACGCAAGGAAAAATGGATACAAAGGTGCGCAGTTTCCCTGGGAATCTGCAGACACCGGACAAGAGGAGACGCCAAAGTGGGGGTACGATTATCTTGGAAAACCTGTTCGAATATGGACAGGGGATATAGAATATCATATTTCAGCAGACATAGCCTTTGCAGTTTTAGAGTATGTGCGTGCAACAGATGACATAGATTTTCTTTTAAACTATGGTGCGGAAATTGTGATTGAAACAGCAAGGTTTTGGGCTTCTATTTGTAAATACAATGAAGAAAAGGATAGATATGAAATAAATGATGTGATAGGTCCGGATGAATTCCATGAACATTGCAACAACAATGCCTATACTAATTATCTTGCAAAGTGGAACTTGAAAAAGGCCTATGAAGTATTGAAATGCTTAGAAGAAAATTATCCAAATCATTTTGAAAGGTTAATAGAAAAAATAAACTTATCAAAAGATGAACCTTTGAACTGGCTAAAAGTTGCATCGAAGATTTATATTCCATACCATTCTGAAACAAAGTTGATTGAACAGTTTGAGGGATATTTTAATCTTAAAGATTTTGTTATTAAAGAATACGACAGCAACAATATGCCAGTCTGGCCGGAAGGTGTTGAACTTGACAGACTAAATGATTATCAGCTCATTAAACAGGCAGACGTTGTGATGCTTTTGTATTTGCTTGGCGACCAGTTTGATGAAGAGGTTATGAAAATAAACTATGATTACTATGAAAAAAGGACAATGCACAAATCGTCATTGAGCCCGAGCATCTATGCTTTGATGGGAGTAAGAGCGGGTGAGACAAAAAGAGCATATATAAACTTTATGCGTACCGCCTTGACAGACCTTGAAGACAATCAGGGCAACACTGCCTTAGGAATCCACGCTGCATCTCTGGGTGGCACATGGCAAGCTTTGATATTTGGTTTTGGAGGTTTAAAAGTTGAAAAAGATGATATTCTGTCTGTCAATCCATGGCTTCCTGAAAAATGGGAAGCTTTGAAATTTAGTATCTGGTGGAAAGGAAACTTGCTGGATTTTGTCATAACCAAAGAAAATATTGAAATCAGAAAAAGAGTAGACAAAAGCAGAGTAAAACTCAAGATAAAAGATAAAGATTTGGTCTTATAG